The DNA sequence CGGCGGCGATCACGGCGGCGAAGGCGGTCCAGGCCGCGGCAGGGGAGGAGAGCACCAGGAGAACGCTTCCGGCGAGATAGCCGGGAACCCCCATCCACGCGTCCGGGAGCAGGGTTGAGGGGACCAGCACCAGCACGGCGTGTGCGGCAAGGGCGGCGTGTGCGGCCGCACGCCGGTCGGGGCGTCCGAACCAGAGGCCCACGAGAAGCTGCAGGATGAGCTGGAGCACCAGGCAGGTGATGACGGCGATGCTCTCCGCGAGGGTGAACGGTCGCGAGTAGGCGAGCTGGCACTGGGTGAGGAAGAAGCCGACCACGACCGCCGTGGACAGGGCCCAGGCGCTCCGGGGGGCCCCGCTTTCGGTGGCCGCGGCCGTATCGTCGTGGGCGGTGCCCGTCGTCGATTCTGGCGTACTCCCGCTCGTAGCGGGGTCGGCGGCGCTCGGACGGGTCGTCACGGCGTCGGTCCTTTCGTAAAGGTGATGTCCGCCAAGACCGCTCGCCGGTGTGGCCGTATTCGGATGTGCATGCATCGGCCAAGCGGGATGCGGGCCGCCGGAGTCCCGACAAAAGTATCGCGGTGGTCGGACATTCCGGAGAAGTGCCCCCCTCTTTCCCGCTGCAGGGGTCCGGCGGTCCGATTCGGGAACAATCCCCAGTACTCCAGTTGTAGATCGTGGTCTTCATGATCGGGCTGCTTGCCGACGGCGGTATCCAGCCCTGCGCATCTGAGCCTGATGGCGGTCCCGCTCGCGGGCCAGGGGGCCTCGGCAGTCGTTATAGTCCGAGCTCAGAAGGTGTCCTTCGCATGTTCAGAGGCGCCCGTGAGCGCTTCGCCGTGGGGAGTACCAGCCGGAGCCGGAAGCGACGGCCGGGCAGGTATTGGGCCGTCATCGTGCCGCCGAGCCGGGAAGCGCGCTCGGCCAGGCTCTGCAGCCCCTCGGCGAGTGGCGCCTTCCCCCCGGACGGCGTCTTGCCCGCCCCATCGTTGACGATCTCGGCGGTGACCGTGCCCGCCCCCTGCTCAACGGTGATCGTGCAGTTCCTGGCCGTGCTGTGGCGCAGCACGTGGGTGGCGCCCTCGCGCAGAAGCGTCGCCACCAAGGTGCCCGCCTGCGTCGGTATGTCCCGGTGGTCGGTGTGCAGGTCCAGCGCCACACCGGCGGAGGAGAGAGCGGTGCGCACCGAGCGGCACTCCTCATCGAGCGAGAGGTCCCGGTAGTCGTAGCAGAAGGAGCGGGTGTCGGAGAGCGCCTGCCGGCCGATGTTCAGAATCTCGTTCAGTTCTGCCTGGGCACGATCGTGGTGGTGCGGCATCAGGCGATGGGCCAGCTCGGCCCTGATGATGATCTCCGAGATGCTGTGGCCGAGCAGGTCGTGCAGCTCGCGGGAGAACTGCAAACGCTCTCGGGCGACCGCGGCGGAGGCCAGGCGGTCTTGCGCCGATCGCATCCGCTCCACTGCGGTGTGTAGGTAGGAGACTCCGTAGACGGCCAGGCTCAGGTTGGTCGTGGCAACCGCGGTGTAGAAGGACACGGTCGGGTCGCTGGTGAGTACGCCCTGCACCGCTGTGATGGCGGCGAGGGCGCCGGCGAAGGCGGCCCAGCCCAGCGGCCCGGGCAGCACCAGCAGGGCGCTGCCGGCGAAGAAGGCGGGCATGGCGATCCAGGTGGAGCCGTAGAAGCCGAGCGGGGCGAAAGCCAGCACCAGTTGGACGGCCAACGTCGCACGGGTCCGGCGGAATAGGTCCGGACGGACGGCCCACCCGCAGTGCAGCATTTGCAGAGTGAACAGGGATGCCATGCAAATCGCGGCGACGGCGCGGGGCAGCAGATCGGGGTATCGAACGAGCACTTGGCCCAAGGACGCCAGGCACTGGCCGCCGAACACGGCCGCGGTGATGGTCCAGGCGAGCCGCGGCGGGATGACCCGTTCGGCGGAGGTCCCCGCGCCGTCACCGCTCCGCTGCTTGTCCGCGGACTCACCGATCAGGGCCACCAGCCTCCAATACCGGGCGCACGTCCGCCCGCTTCCGTAGAGCGGACGGATCTGACGCCGAAGAGCAAACTAGTATATAACTCCGTGAAGAGAAACCCTCGAATCGTGAAAGCGACACGTCCTTCAGGGAAGCTTTCGGTATTGGGATGCGGGATGCGGATAGCGCTCTCTCGCCGTAAGGAACAGTGAGGCTTTTTCACCATGAGAACCCAGTTCCCAGCAGGGGTGATTCAAAGTCGTTGATCGTCTCAGTTCTCGCCGGTCAGGCGAGCCCGATGAGATCGAGCGGGCGGGTGGAGCACGCGTAGGAGACCCACCGGATCGCATCCAGGGCTGATTCGAAGTCGTCTGGTGAGAGCGATGAAGCAGGTCACGGCATCATGACGATCGCGGCAATCGGCCGACATACAACAACGGAGCTATGTAGAAGCGGGGGGACATCACTCTCCGGCTCCACAGGAACTCCGTTGCCCCACCAGTCTGCCCACGCCCCCGGTCCCCGTGGCAGACGAGACCAGCGAGATCGCCGCCGTACAGGACCTGCTGGGCCCCATCGACATCGGCGGGGCCGTGGTCACCGCCGACGCGCTGCACACCCAGAGGGCCACCGCCCGCTACCTCACCGAGCAGCGCGGGGCCGACTACACCCTCACGGTCAAGCGCAACCAGCTCGCCTGACCGGCGAGAACTGAGACGATCAACGACTTTGAATCACCCCTGGCCGAGCACGAGGTCCTCCACACCGCCGCAGCCGTCCCAGAACTCACCCTGGAAACCAGCTAACCCACTGTCCACGAAACCCGGGGCTTGACATACCAAGCGACCGTGACGGGGATGTTCTACTCTCCCCGGCGAAACGCGGGTCTCGTCCGGCCCGCTATCCCCGATGGGTGTACTGCGCAGACAGGGTTATCCGGTGACTTTTCAGGTCTTTGCGGCAGGGGTCGGTGCCTCGGCGGGATCGGCTGCCCGTCCTTCGCGGATCGTGGCCGCCAGCACCGCTGCGACCAGCAGCACCACGGCGCCGCTGGCGAAGGAGGCGGCGTAGGAGTCGGTCGCCTGGCGTAGCAGGCCGCCGAGGAAGACTCCGGCGCCCGCGGCGAGCTGGTGCAGCAGCCATGCGGAGCCGAGGATGCCGCCCATCGCCCCCGCACCGAAGCGGTCGGCGATCACGCCGGTGGTCAGCGGAATCACCGGGAAGGACGACACGCCGAACAGTACGACTCCGAGGACGAGCAGCGGAATGCTGTCGGCGAGGGCGAGGACGGCGAATCCGGCCGCGCGCACCAGGTGGAGCGCGATCAGCGGTCGGCGCTTGCCCCAGCGGCGCGCGGCCCACTGCCCGCTCGCCCACATGGAGGCCGCACTGCATACCGCGACCAGCGCCATCAGCCATCCGCCGACCGAAGCCGATCCGCCCAGCTCCACGGCGAACTTGGGCATGTGGGTAGTGAACATGTACAGCGAGTAACCGCAGCCGGCGAAGCTCAGGCTGGTCAGCCAGAACTGCCCGTCCGCCAGTGCCTGGCCCATGCGGGCGCCCGCGGCCGGAGGCGCCGCCGCGGCCGGCGCCCCGTCGGGCCGCTGCCCGACGTCAGCGGGATGGTCGCGGGAGCCGAACCAGATGACCGGAGCGACCAGGGCGAGCATCACAGCGCCCAGGACCGGGAAAGCCGCGCGCCACCCGGGCCCGGCGATCAGTACGCCGGCGAGGGGGAGCAGCAGGAGCTGGCCCGCGTTGATCCCCATCGAGCTGCGCGCCAGCGCCTGCGGGCGCCCGCGCACGTGCCAGCGGGCGACCAGCACCGACGCGGGCATCGAGCTGCACCCGGCGAAGCCGATGGCCGCGGCTACGCCGGCCAGGAGAACGAACTGCCACACCTGCTGGACCCCGGCCAGCAGGACGAACGAGACGCCCATCAGCGCCGCGTTGGCCGTCATCACCGTGCGGGGGCCGAACACGTCGATGAGGCGCCCCATCACCGGCTGCATCAGACCCCACACGATCATGTTGACCGCGACGGTGCCGCTGAGCACGTCGAGGCCCCAGCCGAACTGCCGCGTCAGAGGGGCGAAGAACTGGCCGTAGGCCAGGTTCAGTCCGAAAGCGCCGGTCAGAGAAGCGAAGGCGACCGCAACGATGCGCGGCCCGAGGAACGGTCGTGTGTGCTCCCGTGCCATCCCGATCTCCTCAAATTAATGTTTTGATGTCCATGTCTCCATTAGCATCTCCGGGTGCAGCTTTCCACGGATCGGCAACGGGATCAAGGTGCAGCTAGCATTAGCTCATGGAGGCCAGTCGAGGATCCCCGCAGCTGGGTACGAACGTGCCGCTCAGCGGCGAACCGCTCGCCCTGGACCTGGTGAACACGACGTTCATCGACGGAGGGCTGCGCGGCCGGCTCGTCGACGTGCTCGTCGAACCACTCCAGCTGGACCGCTGGTTACGCGAGCACGCAGAGGCATTCGATCCGGGCCTGTATGCGACCGTGTCCGCCGCTCGCAGCACGCCGGACCAGCTCGCAGCGTTCCGCCGACTGCGGCAGGCGCTGCGCGACTGCCTGGAGGCGGTGACAGCCGACCGAGTCCCTCCGGAGGACGCCCTCGCCGCGGTCAACCGGCACGCCCGCGACGCCGCCCACTGGAGCGAACTCCTCGCCGACGCCCCCGTCACGGCGGTGCGCCGGTGGCAGACGGCCGACTCGATGCGGGTCGCCGCCGGAGAGATCGCCTCCAACGGCATGGCCGTGATGACCGGTTCCCTGCGGAGTCGGCTACGCGCGTGCCAGGCGCCCGGGTGCATTCTGTTCTTCGTGAAGTCACACCCCCGCCGGGAGTGGTGCAGCCCGGCCTGCGGGAACCGCGTGCGGGTGGCCCGGCACGGCCGGCGCCGACGCCATGACCCGGACGGCCGGAACTGAGTCGGCGGGGTCCGCCCTGTCGGACGCGCGCGTGTCACGCCCAGGCGGGCAGGTGTGGTAACGCGGCTTCGGGGCGGCAGTGCGGCGGCTGCGGGCCGCACCGAGTGGGCGGCGACGGTGCAGCGGCCGGGGTAGGTGAGCAGGGGTTCGGCCCACCCGGCGCCGACATCGCGCGGGTAGCCGGTCACGATCAGGGTCTGGGTCCAGGTGTTGTCGATGGTGAGCCGGCGCGGCCCGATCTCGACGGCGGGCCCGCCCAGGCGCCCAGAGCCCAACGGGTGTGCCAGGCGGTGCAGCAGCTGCTTCACATCGCCTCCTCGGCGATATCGGTTCCGGGGTGGGTCGCGGGGTCGGGGTCGGGGTGGAGGCTGTCGTGCAGGTAGGCCCACACCTGCTCCCCGTTGCACACCCGGGCCCGCAGGCCCAGCGCGCCGAGTTGGGTGGTGACGTCCTCGGCGCGCTCCGCCAATCCGCCCCCGTGGGAGCCGGTGGCGGTGAGCACGAGCAGCAGGTGGCGCTGCAGCAGCTCCCGGTCGGCCTGCAGCCGGGCCAGCCACACGGCGTGGTCGCGGGCGGCCTGCTCCAGGTCGGGGTGGGCCAGCGCGGGCGCCCGCTGCCCCAGCAGGTCGATGAGCGGGGTGAGGTCGTGGCGCCGGGCGCGCACCAGGATCTGGGCGGGCTCGGTCAGGGTGTGCAGGACGCCGGCGAAGGCGCCGATGGCGGCGTCCTGCTCACCGGAGGAGGCCAGGGCGAGGTTGAGGGTGGAGCACTCCACCATCACCGCGTGGCGCTCGCCCAGGTCGATGGTGCCGTCCTCGCCGATGGCGCGGGCGGGCAGCCGCAGCGGCGCCAGGGCGGGGTGGCGGCCCTGTGTCGGGGCCCAGGCGGGCAGGTGCCGGATGCCGCCGGGGGCGCCCACCCGGCGTTTCGGTGCGCGCCACCACCGCAGTCCGGCCCAGGCCAGGGCATCCAGGCTGAGGCCGTCGCGGTGGCCGGCCACCACCGCCACCCCGGTGCCCACGAGCGGGGCCACGGCCAGGCCCAGGGCCCACAGCGGCAGATGCGGGCGCAGCAGCCACAGCAGCCCCCAGGCGGCCAGCGCCAGCGGGGCCAGCAGGAGGAGTTGGCGGGCTGAGAGCCCGGCGATGAGGGGGGCGGGCCGGTCGATGTCGGCGGGGATCTGGGTGCGCCAGCGGGTCCCGGTCTCGGTCGTGCTCACTGGTCGTCGTCCTTTCGGCGGTTGGTGCGGCGCGGCGCTTGGGGGCGGGGGCGGGCGGGTCCGTCGCGCGGGTTGGGTGCGGGCCGACGGCGCGGCGCCGCAGGATCCGGCTCCGGTTCCGGGCTGGAGGAGGCCGCCGGGGTGCGGCGTTGCGGTGCGGCGAACAGCGACTGCTGGCCGCGCCCGGGCCGGCGCGGCTCCTGCTGGGGGTCGTGGCCTTCCACCTCGCCCCACCGCTGGGTTCCCCGGCGCGGCGGTGGCGGGGGCTTGGCGGCGCGCGGCGGACCCGGCCGGCGCGCCGAGGTTGGCGGGCGCGGGCCGGGAAACAGGGGCTGCTGGCCCCGCCCCGCCCGCGGCGGCTCTTCGGGCCGGGCGGGCGGCGTGTCGCCCCACCGCTGGGTGGAGCGGTTGCCGGAGACCCGGGCCGGTGGCGGGGTCGGCAGCACCCCTTGGCGCCAGCGCCGCGGCCCGGGAAACAGCGACAGCTGCACGGGACGGCCCTCGGGCTCGGATGCGGGCATGGAACCTCCCTGACGGTTCGCCCCTGTGGTCGGGCGCGCGGCGGCTCCGGGCGGGCGCACCGGCGAGCTCGGGTGCGATCCACTCGGGTGGGGATGTCGGAGCGCGCCCCGAGCAGCAGCCGCGCCCCGTTCGCCGGAACCGCTGCCGGGCGCGCCGCTCGCGGTGGTGCTGCGCCCGGCTGCCGCTGAGGCGCGTGTTCCTTTCGCCGCGGCCCCGCGGGAGCCCGCCCGGCCCGCCGGGCCGGGTCCGCGCGGTGGCGGGCGCCGCCCGCCACCGGACGCCCCCGCACCACCACCGCCGCCGCCGCGGCGCATCGCCCCCGCGGCAGCACCGCCGCTGCCGCGGCCGGGCAGCACCTTGCGGAACACCAGCGCCATCACCGCCGTGCGGGCCGCCGAGGCCAGCGGGGAGGAGCCCACGTTGGGCCGCCACACCAGGTGGAACACCCAGAACGGCACCCGCACCTGCAGATACAGCAGCGTCAGAAACAGCGCGATGGTGACCAGGCCCTGGCCGCCGCCCTCGACGACGTGGACCTCGCCTTGGAAGATGACGCGCATGAACGCCGTGAACGCCAGGCTCTGGGCGATGGGCACCGCCAGCAGCCCGGCCATGCACCGCCACCACAAGGACGCCAGCCGCTGGGTGTAGGGCAGGGCGTGAAACGCCAGCAGCAGCGGGGCGGCCACCACCAGAGTGACGGCCATGACGATGCGCACCGCCTCGATCACGCACCACACCACCAGCAGCACCACCAGGGCCACCAGCAGCAGGATCACGAACAGCGTCGCATCGACCACCAGCGTCGACAGCCGGTCGTTAAACCGCTGCGCGGCCCGGTCGGCGTCGATGCCCAGCGCCGCAACACCTGCGGCGATGCCGTTGGCGCCGCGGATCATCTCCTCACAGATCCACAGCGAGGCGTGGGCGGCGACGAAGCCGACCACCAGCCGGGGCAGGATCTCGCGGGCCGAATACCGCTGCTGCAGGCTCTGGTGGCACAGGACGGCCACGCCGCCGGCCAGGATCGCCAGGACGTAGAGCACGCTGGTGGCCTCCAGCACCCCCTGCCACAGGGTTTCCATGCCGCCGGTGGGCCGCGGGGTGTGGAAGGCGCGCGAGCCCAGCCAGCCCATCAGCGGTTCCAGCGACTGGACGACCAGGTCGTAGAACCAGTTGGTGACGTGGCAGCTCACCTCGAGCGCGCCGCAGTCGGCGAACTCCTCCGGCACATCCAACCCCCCGCCACCGCCGCTGCTGTCGCCACCGTCGCCGCTGCTGTTGTCGCCGCCACCGGGGCCCGAACCCGGCTCGGGTTCTTCGGGCGGCGGGGCGGGCGAGGGGCTCGGTGACGGGTTAGTCGGCGGCGCGGCGGGCGGGCTGGGCTCGACCCCGGTTTCGGGCTCGGGCGGGCGCGGCTGCGCGGGCAGGAGGGCCACGGGGCTCACCCGCCCCCCACGTCGCCCACGATGAACTCGAGGACGTCGAGCAGCACCGTGGCCAGCAGCGCGATGAGATAGCCCAAAGCGGCGCCCATCAACGACCGGCGGGCCTTGTCGGTCTCGCCGGGGTCGCCGCCGGCCAGCAGCCACCGCAGCCCGCCCACGGTCAGCAGCAGGGTGGCCAGCGCGGCCAGCAGCGCGATGATGACCTGGCGGATGCGCTGGACGACGTCGATGAGTTCCTGCGTGCCCTGGCCGCCGCCCTGGGCCAGCGCCGCCGACGCGCCGGGCACCGCCAGCAGGAGCCCGGCCGCAGCGGCCACGGCGGCGGTGCGCACCGCGAGGCGGCCATGGCCCCGAGCGCGGGACCTCGATGCAGATCGGGGGCGTGTCACCTGTGCACCTCCTGTCGGAGACGGGGTGGAGTCCGGCGCCGCCCGGTGCGGGCCTCCTCCCTTCCACAAGGCGGCAACAGGCGGGCGGGTGCTGTCAGGGCGCGAGCAGCAACCCCCGCGGGCGGCGCCGAACTCACTCCGCAAAACTCGCCACGGGCCCCGGCGGAATCGACACCGCCGGAACCAGACGGGCGGCACCGGGATTCAGCGCGACGGGACGGAACCACCCGCACCGGCGGTGGGGGCGCTCACGCGGGCGCCGATGGCGCCGGCCGCGATGGCCGCGGCCAAGCGGGCCTCGGCGCGGTGGCGGCGCTTGTGCACGGTCTTGTACCCCGCGCCCAGGTCGGCGGCCACCCGATGCAGGGTGGTGCGGGCCAGGCGGGTCTCGCCGATCAGCTGCGCTTCGCCCGCCGTGATCACCCCGCAGGCCACCGCATCGGCCAGCACGAGGTCGGGGTGGCCCCAGGGGGGCCGCGGCGCGGCCGACTCGTTGAGCTGCTCGGGCAGGCGGGGGTGGCGGTCCTCGCGGTGGCGGGCCCGCATCCCGGCGCGCTGGGCGCGGCACCGCAGCCGCCACACCAGCCGGGTCCACTCCAGGTTGACCGCGCCGACCGCGGTGACGAACCCGGCCAGGACTTCGGCTTCGACATCGGCGGCCGCGGCCGCATCCAGCCCGCGGGTGGCCCGCCGGGCCGCGGCGCGCAGCCCGGGCAGCGCCAGCCCGATCGCGGCCACCATCCACTGCTCTTCGTCCCGGGCGCGGGTGATGATCCGGCGCCAGGCCCGGTCGCGGTCGCGGTGGCTCGTCGAGGGTTCCAGTAGCCAGGTCCGGACCTGTTGGAGGTCCATGACCGCGGGGGGCACGGGTCCGCCCGCGTCCGGACCCTCGGACACGGCCTCCGGAGTGAGCCACAGGTCGTCGGCCAGGCGGGCGAAGGCGTGCTCGGCCGCGCGCAGCGGCGCGATTGTCGCGGCGGTGTCGGTGTCCATGAGAACGGGGCCTCTCTCAGACGCGGCGTCGATTCCGCGCCCCACCACAACGAACCCGGTGGACACACCACCGACCATGCGACAACAGCCGACCGACACTGCGCCCACCGACCGTGGACACACCGGCGACACACCCGGCGTGAGACCAGATACGCCGAGGAGGCCGTCGGCGGATCAAATGAAGACTACCCAGTCCTACCCTCGCGTGCAGCCCACCGTCGACGGCAACGGCACCGCCTCTAGGCCGGCGGCCTGCTACTGACCGAGTTTGTGCGCGCCACCGGCCTCGACACGGCGATTTGCGCCGCCCTGGCCCGCTGGCGCAAACCCACAGCCCTGTACGATCCCGCCAAGACCTGCACCGATGTGGCCATCGCCCTCGCACTGAGCCGCGACTTCCTGGCCGATGCGGGCCTGCTGCGCGCCGAAACCCGCCCTGTACGGGCCCGTGGCCTCGGGAGCCACCGTCTCGCGCACCATCACCGCCCTGGCCGCGATCCGCGCCGACACCGTTGGCGGCACCACGCCTTCCTCGCCTGGCTCACCCGCTCGGGGCGGTGGCTGTCCTCTTCGGTGCCCGTGACCATCACCGCCGACATCCACACGGCCATCAGCCGCATCCCCGCCGCGGCCTGGAGCCCGGCCTACAACGCCGACGGACGCCCCCGCGAGGGCGCTTGGATCTGCGAGGTCACCCACATGGTCGACCTGAGCTCCTGACCGAAGGGGATGCGGCTGATCGTGCGCGCCCAGCGCACTCATCCCGGCGCACAGCCGCGCATCACCGACGCCGACGGCAACCGCATCACCTGCTTGGCCACCAACACCCCGACCGGCCAACTCGCCGATCTCGAACTGCGCCACCGCCGCCGCGCCCGCTGCGAGGACCGCATCCGCGCCGCCAAAGACGGGCGCACATAATCTGTCCTGCCCGGCTTCGCCGCCAACCGGATCTGGTTGGAGCTGGTCCTGCTGGCCCTGGACCTGACGGCCTGGGCCCAGATGCTCGGTTTGAGCGGGCTGAGGCCCGCCGGTGGGTCCCCAAGCGCCTGCGTTTTCGCCTGTTCAGCGCCACGGGGCGGCTGGTGGCCACCGGCCGCCGCAGGCTGTTGCGGTTCAACCGCACCTGGCCGTGGTCCGACGTGCTGACCGGCGCGATCCAGCGGCTGCTGCTCCTGCAAGCCCCGACCTGAGGCGGCGTGTACCGCATCGACGAAACGAAAGGTCCATCCTGGAGCCCGTGGACTCCGGCGCCCCACCCGAGCTCATCGGGCTGAACCCATACCCGGACGGGTCCTATCCCGCCCGCTGGTGGAGCACGGACCGGGTCGGTCATTTCGGCGGCGCAGCCTCATGAAAGATCCATGGTAATAGGGGCTACGGAACTCGGATAGGAACCCGCAACTCGGGTGCACAGCATCGGCGCCAGAGTGCGCTGGCCCCTCAATTAGCCTGCCCTCATCGAGGTATACCTCGACGGGACTATCCTCGCCGAGGACGTGGGCCTCAGCGAGCACTGTAACGTGCAGGGCGGCGCAGTCGGAAGCGGCGTAGACCGCCGCGCTCGCGATCCCGGCGTCCCGGCAGGAACGGGCGACATGCACTGCGCCCCGCCCGGCGTATGCCGCTTTGAACACCAGTGGCGGGCCGACCATCCCCACGGGCGAAGGCTCATGCATGTTAGAGGTCAGTGGGACGCAATCGAAGAATTTACACCACCGCAGAATTCGGATCCAAGAATAAAGCTTAGCCCAAAATCCAAAAGACAAAATTACTGGAAACAAGGAGGGTAAGCATCAAGAGAATATTGAGATTCATCGAGTGCTTGGGCTCCTGCGCTTCCGACTTGGCCATCGCCCGACGATGGCCCTGCACGTATCGACTAATCTCAGCGGCAGCCCGTTTGTGGGCCTTGTTTCCGAGAATATTGCCAAGCAGACTGCCTGACATTCCTATGCAGATGTATGAGTCCCCGCTCGAGCATTGCAACTCTAAAGGCGGTTCACGCTGAAACAGAACCCGCTCACCCGTTCCCACCTCGACGACTTCATCGCCTGCTACCGGCCAGGACAAGACCGTACGGCGCGGGTGGAGTCCGAGCGGTTCAAGCCGTTCAGCTACGAAGAGCTGGTCGCCCGCGACAAGGCCAACCTTGACATCACCTGGCTGCATGACCCCGGACTTGACGAGGTCGAGGACCTGGCACCGCCGGAGGTGATCGCAGCCGAGATCGTCGAGGACTTGCAGGCGGCCCTGGATGAGTTCGCCGCAATCGCCGAGTCACTCAATGGGCAGGACGCGGACACAACGGGCACCTGAGCTCCGGTCTCTCTGTATGGCGGTTGGCTCCTGAATCGGAGAAGTCCGTCCTGCGGAGAGACACATAGGCGATTTCGGAAATGTTGTTGGGGCGTCCCCGCGTGCTCACCGTGCCACTTGGGATTCCGCTTCGCTTCATCAGGCCGCGGGCGAAATCGCCCGCGTGGGCGAAGGTTCTTTTCGTGATTGTGTTGCTGGCTGACCTGGAGTAACGCGTTCATGGTCCCGGTTGCGCCGCAGACGGCGGCGCCGGATCGGGAGGTGGACTCATGGCGGCAACCACGACGGCGGCGGTTGGTGACACGGGCCCGTTGGGGCTGATGCGGCCGGTGCCGCGCGGGTCGGGGGCGCCCAGGCGGGCGTTCTGCGGG is a window from the Streptomonospora litoralis genome containing:
- a CDS encoding CGNR zinc finger domain-containing protein, with translation MEASRGSPQLGTNVPLSGEPLALDLVNTTFIDGGLRGRLVDVLVEPLQLDRWLREHAEAFDPGLYATVSAARSTPDQLAAFRRLRQALRDCLEAVTADRVPPEDALAAVNRHARDAAHWSELLADAPVTAVRRWQTADSMRVAAGEIASNGMAVMTGSLRSRLRACQAPGCILFFVKSHPRREWCSPACGNRVRVARHGRRRRHDPDGRN
- a CDS encoding PrgI family protein; this encodes MSTTETGTRWRTQIPADIDRPAPLIAGLSARQLLLLAPLALAAWGLLWLLRPHLPLWALGLAVAPLVGTGVAVVAGHRDGLSLDALAWAGLRWWRAPKRRVGAPGGIRHLPAWAPTQGRHPALAPLRLPARAIGEDGTIDLGERHAVMVECSTLNLALASSGEQDAAIGAFAGVLHTLTEPAQILVRARRHDLTPLIDLLGQRAPALAHPDLEQAARDHAVWLARLQADRELLQRHLLLVLTATGSHGGGLAERAEDVTTQLGALGLRARVCNGEQVWAYLHDSLHPDPDPATHPGTDIAEEAM
- a CDS encoding sensor histidine kinase, which produces MALIGESADKQRSGDGAGTSAERVIPPRLAWTITAAVFGGQCLASLGQVLVRYPDLLPRAVAAICMASLFTLQMLHCGWAVRPDLFRRTRATLAVQLVLAFAPLGFYGSTWIAMPAFFAGSALLVLPGPLGWAAFAGALAAITAVQGVLTSDPTVSFYTAVATTNLSLAVYGVSYLHTAVERMRSAQDRLASAAVARERLQFSRELHDLLGHSISEIIIRAELAHRLMPHHHDRAQAELNEILNIGRQALSDTRSFCYDYRDLSLDEECRSVRTALSSAGVALDLHTDHRDIPTQAGTLVATLLREGATHVLRHSTARNCTITVEQGAGTVTAEIVNDGAGKTPSGGKAPLAEGLQSLAERASRLGGTMTAQYLPGRRFRLRLVLPTAKRSRAPLNMRRTPSELGL
- a CDS encoding biotin carboxylase N-terminal domain-containing protein, whose protein sequence is MHEPSPVGMVGPPLVFKAAYAGRGAVHVARSCRDAGIASAAVYAASDCAALHVTVLAEAHVLGEDSPVEVYLDEGRLIEGPAHSGADAVHPSCGFLSEFRSPYYHGSFMRLRRRNDRPGPCSTSGRDRTRPGMGSAR
- a CDS encoding MFS transporter, with product MAREHTRPFLGPRIVAVAFASLTGAFGLNLAYGQFFAPLTRQFGWGLDVLSGTVAVNMIVWGLMQPVMGRLIDVFGPRTVMTANAALMGVSFVLLAGVQQVWQFVLLAGVAAAIGFAGCSSMPASVLVARWHVRGRPQALARSSMGINAGQLLLLPLAGVLIAGPGWRAAFPVLGAVMLALVAPVIWFGSRDHPADVGQRPDGAPAAAAPPAAGARMGQALADGQFWLTSLSFAGCGYSLYMFTTHMPKFAVELGGSASVGGWLMALVAVCSAASMWASGQWAARRWGKRRPLIALHLVRAAGFAVLALADSIPLLVLGVVLFGVSSFPVIPLTTGVIADRFGAGAMGGILGSAWLLHQLAAGAGVFLGGLLRQATDSYAASFASGAVVLLVAAVLAATIREGRAADPAEAPTPAAKT